In a genomic window of Myxococcales bacterium:
- a CDS encoding DUF4215 domain-containing protein, whose protein sequence is MLAAIGGCTGDDANGGATLGEASQEVIVGTFAARFDDTVRGGGVVAQGASLAGREDATVNASAAITIAGIPAGATVQRALLYWSISGGTDTTATINSVAVTGTLLGTAGDTCWGANNSTFRADVTARVSGNGVYTIAGLPSSTTSTNDTDGVGLVVVYQVASSGNRRRVMIRDGAISTSGSGEVVTDTFAGVAAPLASAGRFHVVVGDGQSFPDTALSFNGVGLGADQFQGSDGSLWDVNSYNVTVPAGLASAAWSGTTGSDCLIYTASVLDWNVATCGDGVRTGGEACDQGNTTNGDGCSATCDVEPGWTCSATNPSVCTPICGDGIRTGGETCDQGGGNTTNGDGCSSTCQVETGWTCTGSPSVCTTVCGDGVRAGAEQCDQGNTTNGDGCSSTCQIEPGWTCAGSPSVCTTRCGDGVRAGAEACDDGDTMSGDGCSNTCAIEPGWTCVGNTPSVCTTRCGDGIRAGAEACDDGDTMSGDGCSSTCAIEPGWTCAGNTPSVCVTTCGDGIVAGAETCDDGGTTPGDGCSAACTTEPGWTCVGAPSVCMTTCGDGVVAGAEACDDGGTTAGDGCSATCAVEPGWTCVGSPSTCTTTCGDGVIAGAETCDDGNPNSGDGCSGTCAIEPGWTCVGAPSRCTTSCGDGVIAGAETCDAGNMVAGDGCSATCAVEPGWYCLNEPSACTELCGDGLVVGDEQCDDMNTTADDGCSATCTIEPGWSCTDEPSVCTTGCGDGVIAGAETCDDGNMVDGDGCSAACATERGWSCADEPSVCETTCGDGITAGAEACDDDNETNGDGCSDQCLIENNWDCDDTAEPTTCQPLSVAGGGCSTGGGAGLPLAAIVVALALALRRRRGAALAALGLAALVGGVGPVQAQVVEGSTAYPVERFRLAMDRHGVLDVESPRTPGHLKVDVGLWLGYANDPMTVRVGSDRERLGALVSDRIGGDLVGSVGLGKRFALGLAAPLILSQSESLGGLMTSTGALAGAGLGDLALTPKAMLVQGGVDLAVALTLTVPTSGGSDYFGDDGVTAAPMLLIGRSQGAVRVLANLGYRVRKQQEMVDLVIDDELFARVGFGYRAGRADLMADVAFATAASAPLGDYNDNHAEARAGVGVDVMPGLRLFAAGGAGLASGFGTPDWRALGGLWFGSKPAPAVEAGPGDRDGDGLLDPDDQCPTEPETKNGFQDEDGCPDDDDPDKDGFLGDADACPTEPETKNGFQDQDGCPDAVPDTDGDGLSDPADSCPTKPEDADGFEDDDGCPDLDNDGDTVLDTADRCRDEAGVVDNGGCPDTDRDGDTVVDRLDNCPDEPGTVKNFGCKEKQVVVMKGGSIELLDVIYFKTNKDVIQKRSFKLIRSVAQVIAAHPELKGVTVEGHTDDQGDDAYNKDLSQRRAQAVVDMLVANGVDAAILTAIGYGEERPLADNTTKKGRAKNRRVEFKLTGITGNVVDEQSDPTLDTIQP, encoded by the coding sequence TTGTTGGCGGCGATCGGCGGGTGCACCGGCGACGATGCGAACGGTGGCGCGACCCTGGGCGAGGCCTCGCAGGAGGTCATCGTCGGCACCTTCGCCGCCCGCTTCGACGACACCGTCCGCGGCGGCGGCGTGGTCGCCCAGGGCGCGTCGCTGGCCGGCCGCGAGGACGCGACCGTCAACGCCTCCGCCGCGATCACCATCGCCGGCATCCCGGCCGGCGCCACCGTCCAGCGGGCGCTGCTGTACTGGTCGATCTCCGGCGGCACCGACACCACCGCCACGATCAACTCGGTCGCGGTCACCGGGACGCTGCTCGGCACCGCCGGCGACACCTGCTGGGGCGCCAACAACAGCACGTTCCGCGCTGACGTGACCGCGCGGGTCAGCGGCAACGGCGTCTACACGATCGCCGGCCTGCCGTCGTCGACGACCTCGACCAACGACACCGACGGCGTCGGGCTGGTCGTGGTCTACCAGGTCGCGAGCTCGGGCAACCGTCGCCGCGTCATGATCCGCGACGGCGCGATCAGCACCTCGGGCAGCGGCGAGGTCGTCACCGACACGTTCGCCGGCGTGGCCGCCCCGCTGGCCAGCGCTGGCCGCTTCCACGTGGTCGTCGGTGACGGCCAGTCCTTCCCCGACACCGCGCTGTCCTTCAACGGCGTCGGCCTCGGCGCCGATCAGTTCCAGGGCTCGGACGGGTCGCTGTGGGACGTCAACTCCTACAACGTCACCGTGCCGGCCGGGCTCGCCAGCGCCGCCTGGTCGGGCACCACCGGTTCCGACTGCCTGATCTACACGGCGTCGGTGCTCGACTGGAACGTCGCGACCTGCGGCGACGGCGTCCGCACCGGCGGCGAGGCCTGCGATCAGGGCAACACCACCAACGGCGACGGCTGCTCCGCGACCTGCGACGTCGAGCCGGGCTGGACCTGCTCCGCGACCAACCCCAGCGTCTGCACGCCGATCTGCGGCGACGGCATCCGCACCGGCGGCGAGACGTGCGACCAGGGCGGCGGCAACACCACCAACGGCGACGGCTGCTCGTCGACCTGCCAGGTCGAGACCGGCTGGACCTGCACCGGCTCGCCCAGCGTGTGCACGACGGTCTGCGGCGACGGCGTCCGCGCCGGCGCCGAGCAGTGCGATCAGGGCAACACCACCAACGGCGACGGCTGCTCGTCGACCTGCCAGATCGAGCCCGGCTGGACCTGCGCCGGCTCGCCCAGCGTGTGCACCACCCGCTGCGGCGACGGCGTCCGCGCCGGCGCCGAGGCCTGCGACGACGGCGACACGATGAGCGGCGACGGCTGCAGCAACACCTGCGCGATCGAGCCCGGCTGGACCTGCGTGGGCAACACGCCGTCGGTCTGCACCACCCGCTGCGGCGACGGCATCCGCGCCGGCGCCGAGGCCTGCGACGACGGCGACACCATGAGCGGCGATGGCTGCAGCTCGACCTGCGCGATCGAACCTGGCTGGACCTGCGCCGGCAACACACCGTCGGTGTGCGTCACGACCTGCGGCGACGGCATCGTCGCCGGGGCCGAGACCTGCGACGACGGCGGCACGACCCCCGGCGACGGCTGCTCCGCGGCCTGCACGACCGAACCTGGCTGGACCTGCGTCGGCGCACCGAGCGTCTGCATGACGACCTGCGGCGACGGCGTCGTGGCGGGCGCCGAGGCCTGCGACGACGGCGGCACGACCGCCGGCGACGGCTGCTCGGCCACCTGCGCGGTCGAGCCCGGCTGGACCTGCGTCGGCTCGCCGAGCACCTGCACGACCACCTGCGGCGACGGCGTCATCGCCGGCGCCGAGACCTGCGACGACGGCAACCCGAACAGCGGCGATGGCTGCTCGGGCACCTGCGCGATCGAGCCCGGCTGGACCTGCGTCGGCGCGCCCAGCCGCTGCACGACCAGCTGCGGCGACGGCGTGATCGCCGGCGCCGAGACCTGCGACGCCGGCAACATGGTCGCCGGCGACGGCTGCTCCGCCACCTGCGCGGTCGAGCCCGGCTGGTACTGCCTCAACGAGCCCAGCGCCTGCACCGAGCTGTGCGGCGACGGCTTGGTGGTCGGCGACGAGCAGTGCGACGACATGAACACCACCGCCGACGACGGCTGCTCGGCCACGTGCACGATCGAGCCGGGCTGGTCGTGCACCGACGAGCCCAGCGTCTGCACCACCGGCTGCGGCGACGGCGTCATCGCCGGCGCCGAGACCTGCGACGACGGCAACATGGTCGACGGCGACGGCTGCTCGGCCGCGTGCGCGACCGAGCGCGGGTGGTCCTGCGCCGACGAGCCCAGCGTGTGCGAGACCACCTGCGGCGACGGCATCACGGCCGGCGCCGAGGCCTGCGACGACGACAACGAGACCAACGGCGACGGCTGCTCCGATCAGTGCCTGATCGAGAACAACTGGGACTGCGACGACACCGCCGAGCCGACGACCTGCCAGCCGCTCAGCGTCGCGGGCGGCGGCTGCTCGACCGGCGGCGGCGCCGGGCTGCCGCTGGCCGCGATCGTGGTGGCGCTGGCGCTGGCGCTCCGGCGCCGGCGCGGGGCCGCCCTGGCCGCGCTCGGCCTGGCCGCGCTCGTCGGCGGCGTCGGCCCGGTCCAGGCCCAGGTGGTCGAGGGCTCGACCGCCTACCCGGTCGAGCGCTTCCGGCTCGCGATGGATCGTCACGGCGTGCTCGACGTCGAGTCGCCGCGCACGCCCGGGCACCTCAAGGTCGACGTCGGGCTGTGGCTCGGCTACGCCAACGATCCGATGACCGTGCGCGTCGGCAGCGATCGCGAGCGCCTCGGCGCCCTGGTCAGCGATCGGATCGGCGGCGATCTGGTCGGCTCGGTCGGGCTCGGCAAGCGCTTCGCGCTCGGCCTGGCCGCGCCGCTGATCCTGTCGCAGTCCGAGTCGCTCGGCGGGCTGATGACCTCGACCGGCGCGCTGGCCGGCGCCGGCCTCGGCGATCTCGCGCTCACGCCCAAGGCGATGCTGGTCCAGGGCGGGGTCGATCTGGCCGTGGCCCTCACCCTGACCGTGCCGACCTCGGGCGGCAGCGACTACTTCGGCGACGACGGCGTCACCGCCGCGCCGATGCTGCTGATCGGCCGCAGCCAGGGCGCGGTGCGCGTGCTCGCGAACCTGGGCTACCGGGTCCGCAAGCAACAGGAGATGGTCGACCTGGTCATCGACGACGAGCTGTTCGCGCGGGTCGGCTTCGGCTACCGCGCGGGCCGCGCCGACCTCATGGCCGACGTCGCGTTCGCGACCGCGGCGAGCGCGCCGCTCGGCGACTACAACGACAACCACGCCGAGGCCCGCGCCGGCGTCGGCGTCGACGTGATGCCGGGCCTCCGGCTGTTCGCCGCCGGCGGCGCCGGCCTGGCCTCGGGCTTCGGCACCCCCGACTGGCGCGCGCTCGGCGGGCTGTGGTTCGGCTCCAAGCCGGCGCCCGCGGTCGAGGCCGGCCCCGGCGACCGCGACGGCGACGGCCTGCTCGACCCCGACGACCAGTGCCCGACCGAGCCCGAGACCAAGAACGGCTTCCAGGACGAGGACGGCTGCCCCGACGACGACGACCCCGACAAGGACGGCTTCCTCGGCGACGCCGACGCCTGCCCGACCGAGCCCGAGACCAAGAACGGCTTCCAGGACCAGGACGGCTGCCCCGACGCCGTGCCCGACACCGACGGCGACGGCCTGTCGGATCCGGCCGACAGCTGCCCGACCAAGCCCGAGGACGCCGACGGCTTCGAGGACGACGACGGCTGCCCCGACCTCGACAACGACGGCGACACCGTGCTCGACACCGCCGACCGCTGCCGCGACGAGGCCGGCGTCGTCGACAACGGCGGCTGCCCCGACACCGACCGCGACGGCGACACCGTGGTCGACCGCCTCGACAACTGCCCCGACGAGCCCGGCACGGTCAAGAACTTCGGCTGCAAGGAGAAGCAGGTCGTCGTGATGAAGGGCGGCAGCATCGAGCTGCTCGACGTCATCTACTTCAAGACCAACAAGGACGTCATCCAGAAGCGGTCGTTCAAGCTGATCCGCAGCGTCGCCCAGGTGATCGCGGCGCACCCGGAGCTCAAGGGCGTGACGGTCGAGGGCCACACCGACGATCAGGGCGACGACGCCTACAACAAGGACCTGTCGCAGCGCCGGGCCCAGGCCGTGGTCGACATGCTCGTCGCCAACGGCGTCGACGCCGCGATCCTGACCGCGATCGGCTACGGCGAGGAGCGCCCGCTGGCCGACAACACCACCAAGAAGGGCCGCGCCAAGAACCGCCGCGTCGAGTTCAAGCTCACCGGCATCACCGGCAACGTCGTCGACGAGCAGTCGGACCCGACCCTCGACACGATCCAGCCCTGA